One region of Faecalibacter bovis genomic DNA includes:
- a CDS encoding thioredoxin family protein translates to MKNWLFAILCFGLNPVHAQIDLKDFNQQFKQNPKPIFLYFNTDWCRICKIQEKEIEKNESIKSELNSNFYFIKLNGESLNEIEFLGQKYQPNIQTKTHSFVTEFIAYQDIAFPLWIILDENLEVIGKFSGLIKKKNFNQLFQQIKKE, encoded by the coding sequence ATGAAAAATTGGCTATTTGCAATTTTATGTTTTGGTTTAAATCCTGTTCATGCTCAGATTGACTTAAAAGATTTTAATCAACAATTTAAACAAAATCCAAAACCTATTTTCCTGTATTTCAATACAGATTGGTGTAGGATTTGTAAAATTCAAGAGAAAGAAATTGAAAAAAATGAAAGTATTAAATCTGAACTGAATTCCAATTTCTATTTTATAAAATTGAATGGAGAATCTTTGAACGAAATAGAATTTTTAGGTCAAAAATATCAACCTAATATTCAAACCAAAACTCATTCTTTTGTTACAGAATTTATTGCATATCAAGATATTGCATTTCCATTATGGATAATTTTAGATGAAAACTTAGAAGTTATAGGAAAGTTTTCTGGATTGATAAAAAAGAAAAATTTTAATCAATTATTTCAACAAATAAAAAAAGAGTAA
- a CDS encoding metal-dependent transcriptional regulator, with protein MNSLVEENYLKTLFHLSGNGRGEVNVKDLSKSLNIKMPTVNSMMKKLAEKDLVFYETYKPLRLTEQGVLKAALIVRKHRLTEMFLVEKMGIGWEHVHDIAEQVEHIKSQLFFDKMDEILNYPTIDPHGSPIPDKDGNFKSVNYKFLNEFKIEDKVEFCAVTKSSDEFLKFLNSKNIHLGDQIIIEHIENFDQSMTVRFLKDNRVEVFSLEVTSRLLVK; from the coding sequence ATGAATTCATTAGTTGAAGAAAATTACTTAAAAACACTATTTCATCTATCAGGAAATGGTCGAGGTGAAGTAAATGTTAAGGATTTGAGTAAGTCACTAAATATTAAAATGCCGACTGTAAATAGTATGATGAAAAAGTTGGCTGAAAAGGATTTAGTGTTTTATGAAACTTATAAACCACTTCGTTTAACTGAGCAAGGTGTGCTGAAAGCTGCATTAATTGTGCGTAAGCATAGATTAACAGAAATGTTTTTGGTAGAGAAGATGGGAATTGGATGGGAACATGTTCATGACATTGCCGAGCAAGTTGAACATATAAAAAGTCAATTGTTTTTTGACAAAATGGATGAAATTTTAAATTATCCAACTATTGATCCGCATGGATCTCCGATTCCAGATAAAGATGGAAATTTTAAAAGTGTGAATTATAAATTCTTGAATGAATTTAAAATTGAAGATAAAGTGGAATTTTGTGCTGTTACAAAATCATCAGATGAATTTTTAAAATTTTTGAATTCGAAGAATATTCATCTTGGTGACCAAATTATAATTGAGCATATTGAGAATTTCGATCAGTCAATGACTGTAAGATTTTTGAAGGATAATAGAGTTGAGGTGTTTAGTTTAGAAGTTACCTCTCGTTTATTAGTAAAATAA